One window from the genome of Mustela lutreola isolate mMusLut2 chromosome 11, mMusLut2.pri, whole genome shotgun sequence encodes:
- the RPL17 gene encoding large ribosomal subunit protein uL22: MVRYSLDPENPTKSCKSRGSNLRVHFKNTRETAQAIKGMHIRKATKYLKDVTLQKQCVPFRRYNGGVGRCAQAKQWGWTQGRWPKKSAEFLLHMLKNAESNAELKGLDVDSLVIEHIQVNKAPKMRRRTYRAHGRINPYMSSPCHIEMILTEKEQIVPKPEEEVAQKKKISQKKLKKQKLMARE, encoded by the exons ATGGTTCGCTATTCGCTTGACCCGGAAAACCCTACGAAAT CATGCAAGTCAAGAGGTTCAAATCTCCGTGTTCACTTTAAG AACACACGTGAAACTGCCCAGGCCATCAAGGGTATGCATATCCGAAAAGCCACCAAGTATCTGAAAGACGTCACTTTGCAGAAGCAGTGTGTGCCATTCCGTCGCTACAATGGTGGAGTTGGTAGGTGTGCCCAG GCCAAACAGTGGGGCTGGACACAAGGTCGGTGGCCCAAGAAGAGTGCTGAATTTTTACTGCACATGCTTAAAAACGCAGAGAGTAATGCTGAACTTAAG GGTTTAGATGTCGATTCTCTGGTCATTGAGCACATTCAGGTGAACAAAGCCCCCAAGATGCGGCGTAGGACTTACAGGGCTCATGGTCGCATTAACCCATACATGAGCTCTCCCTGCCACATTGAGATGATCCTTACTGAAAAAGAGCAGATTGTTCCTAAACCAGAAGAGGAGGTTGCACAGAAGAAAAAG atatcccagaagaaactgaagaaacaaaaacttatggCCCGGGAGTAA
- the C11H18orf32 gene encoding UPF0729 protein C18orf32 homolog, translating to MVCIPCIVIPILLWIYKKFLEPYIYPLISPFVSRMWPKKALRESHDKNKGKVDCKGADINGLPTKGPVEISDKKKD from the exons ATGGTGTGCATTCCTTGTATCGTCATTCCGATTCTGCTCTGGATCTACAAAAAATTCCTGGAGCCCTACATATACCCGCTGATTTCCCCCTTTGTTAGTCGTATGTGGCCTAAGAAAGCTCTTCGAGAATCCCACgataaaaacaaaggcaaagtAGACTGTAAG ggtgCAGACATAAATGGATTACCAACAAAAGGTCCGGTGGAAATCTCTGATAAAAAGAAAGACTAA